GGGTACCACTCAGCCTATAATACCTCATGTGAGGGTGACTTCAacagtctcttttcttttcagttttatgagtgCTCTCTGCTCTCCTACCCATGTCCTTACAAACCAATGTTGAAGCCTGTGAACATGTTCTGGGGTACACAccatcccctctccccacacttctAATCTCTCCAATCATAGCATCTTTTACAGTCATCACCTCTGAATCGCCCCCCTCACCCTTGaagacacacctcctcctccctttcagtAATGATTTATAGGGTGCTTTAGTCATTCTCTGTCTCATGTATCACTCTTACTAAATAAAATCTCCATAGCTGAGGATGGCAGTTTTATTCATCTCTGCCTGCTCATAATAGGTCCTTAAggaatggttttaaaaaatactaatttttagaGTTTAAAAATTTAGTAAAGCTGAATTTAGTAATGAAGTATTAATATTATACTTTCGGTAATTCACCAGGACCCAAGTTCATCTTTGCGAGGGCCACAAAAATCTTTGGATTGGGCCTGGagtaatggctcagcagttaagagcactgactgcttttccagggttcctgagttcaatttccagcaaccacatgattgATGGCTCACTgccatttataatgagatttggtgccctcttctggcctgcaggcatacatgcaggcagaatactggatacataataaataaataaatcttaaaaaaaaattttttttggagccaggcagcagtggtgtgcatttaatgcctttaatcccagcactcgggaggcagagccaggcagatctctgtgagtttgaggtcagcctggtctacagagcgagatccaggacaagtaccaaagctacacagagaaaccctgcctcaaaaaaaaaaaaccaaaccaaagaaaacaaaaaaagtgttggattttttttttgtttgtttttttgtttttttattttggattaaCACCCTTCAATCTTTTattgttccattttcttcttttattttggatttattttatgtgtatatttcatctgcacatatgtatgtgcaccatatgtgtgcctggtgcctgaggagatcagaagatagggcactggattcccctgaactggagttgcagataattgtgagccatcatgtgagtgctgggaattaaacctggatcctctgcaagagcagcaagtgctcttaaccatgtcTATAGCCCTCCATTTTCATTCGGTAAATCATTAGCATCTTACATTTCTTAAGCTACTGTCACTGATCACTTTGCTTTGTGGCAGGAAGAGGGAGCCCCAGAGACAGACAAACTTCATCCCTCTCTTACTGTGCAGCATTGAGCAAGTCAGTAAATGCCTCTGGAAATCAGTTTCCTTACTGGAAGATACTTGTGCGTACCAGTCAGGGCTATGTGTGATTTAGAGACAGCTCTCATAGACATGACTCTCCAGTAAGTACTCCCCGTGTGGTAGAGATTATTGTATTTCCCCAAATTTGTCCATATGCATACTTAAAGCTGAATCTTATTATAACTTCTTAAATGGATaggattttagattttatttacttgATTGAAATTAGGGCCCTGACCTTGACCCATCCTGATCTTGACTCAGTTCTTCAGAAGATTAGCTGAGCTGGATCGGGTGTGAAATATGGAAACCTTGGGCTCTTAATTGGAGAGGAATGATGGAGTGGATCTTCTCCCAGACTGTTCAGCCTGTGCCTAAATAAGAGCTGTGCCAGCAAAAGTTGGTGTCCTAGGAACTGTGTCTGTCAGGGTAGGCAGGAtcctctaaggcagtggttctcaacctccctaatgctgcgaccctttactacagttccccATATTggggtgacccccccaaccataaaattatttttgttgctacttcatgactgtaattttgctactgttatgaatcataatgtaaatatttttggagatagaggtttgccaaagggccatggcccacagactgagaaccactgctctaaggatactgtatttaggttttttgtttgtttgtttgtttgtttgttttgtatgttacAGTTGGGGACTCTGAGACGGAGATGAGGAGCCATGGTTATTTGAGGAGCTTAGGGGGTGAGTGTGGGAGGGGTAGAGTACTCTGTCCGAGAAAGATCACGGCAGGGCTATAGTCAGGGCGTGGCAtgggtggggtgtggtggtggcttCTGCACCCCAAAGAGGAACCCATGGGGGCTAAGACTCACACGACGGCAGAGttggagcacttgctgctggTGTAGAAATACTCCTTCACGTGGGCACGAGGCAGCGCAAGGGAGAGGTAGGAAAAGCAGCAGGGAGTGGTGTCTGAGCcatctgggagaaggaagagaagaaggagagctTTTTATTAATTGCCAGTTACACTGGGCACTGTATCGGCCCTTCACATGATTTATCTCCAAAGCAGTGTCTGTTGTCATCCATCTTGGCAGAAATGGAGGCTCAGAGGACACTGTGGCCGCAGTGAAGATTTGTACAGATGCTTGAAAGGATCTGTCCAAACTCCATGTGGTCCCTGAGTCAAGCTTATGCTTTACTCTCTGTACCCCTGCTGGGATCCTTCTCTGCTCTGGGCCTTCTGCTTTGTTCTTTCAGCTTCCCGACTCGAGTTAAAGCTTGGTTTCTTTGATGTGTAAAATAAGATCTAGGGAAGCACCCAAAGCCAAGATTTTATAACTTGGCATTCTAAACAGGGACTGAAAGTGTCTCTAGcatcctggggcctggctgggctGCAGTGAAGGTCCCTGAACAGAGAGGCTCTTGGTGGTCACGTCATTCAAGACACCACTAAGCGGCACACTTGTCATCCCACAGCGGAGCTGTGATGCTAACTTCCCAGCCAGATAGGACTGGTTGGAATACCAGTTTCCACACTCTAGCAGTGTGCACCCTGGGCCTCTGTTTCCCACCGTAAGTCAAGAACAGCCACCGAAAGACTAGCTGTATCAAATAGGATGGCACAAGTAATGGAATCGGGCacttagttctctttctttctgttttttttttttttttcaagccctATTTCTTTTCTATCTATGAAACGAGAGACTATCACACCTCAGgcactttaaaaagtattagaCCTTTCTTAGAGACTATGCTGGTGACAGATTCGAGTCAGTCATTTCTCAAAGACAGCTTGAGCTACCCTGCCTTACAGTATGCCCAGCACTGGTTCACACTTAATGAGTACCTGCAGAAGGTCATAGTGTAGACTTTGGAGACACAGAAAAGTTCATCAGGGGTCCTGCCATAGTGCGATTCACAGGGATGGCAGGATCTCTGTGTCAATGAAATATCGGAATGTGCATGGGGTTGAAGCAGCACACATACTGTAATtgaaaagagaggaaggatgggGTGTACATCTAGACAGGGGGTGAAGGTGGTCAGAACTTACgtggggaggcagatgcaggagcaAAGAGGGTGGCAGCAGTGAGGACAATGGTGAGAGCAGCTGCGGAGATCTTCATGGTACCTGGGGCAGAGGCTGCAGGAGATGCATCCGTTGTCTCAGGATCCTCTGCAGGGATGCTCTGCAGCTCAGGCTTTTAAGGGAGGCAGGGCAGCAGAGGAAGTGCCCCCCTCCCCTGGACTGGGGGAGTTTCCACAACAGACACCAAATAACTAGCTGCTGTCATAaatgaaaatacacaaaatggaaaagaaaagtgaaatcaccTTAAGAAGTATGTGACTCTGCCTCTGCTGCTCTACAGCCCAAGGATGACTTATTAGCTTCCTCTGGCCAAGCACAGTGGGGCATGAAAAACCCTTTCCTCTGCGGCATCCTCAGATCTTCCTTCCCAAGCAGGCCCTCCCCAGATAGCAGGGAGCTGTTGCCTTAAGGCAAATGAGGGCCAGTTAAGTTAAGGTCAAGACCTATTGATCTTCACTTGGCAACATCCCAAGTTCTAGCTGGGGCTTGATTTTTGTCTTCCTATTTTCTCCATGGAAGGATATTTGTCATGGTCACACTATATCAGAAACATAGAACACACTTGTGCCTTTCTACAATGTCAGGCTTTATTGATAACAATAAGTTAACAAAGGATTTGCTGACAGCAATTTGCCAAGTAATTCTGATTCCCTTGATAACCAGGTAGATATAGAGGTATTTACTGCATGatctgagagttaatattagtaattaaggAAGGAATAAAAGAATCTGTGTCCTATCTGTCCATCTATTATCTACCTATCATAGCTATctttatcatctatatatctatcatctatctatctaggaGCTAGGAGAACTGATGGGGAATCTCATAGGTTGCAAAAGAGTCTCTATGGGATTAAAGGTTAAAAACTGTTGAGATCTGTTGGAGGTGCCTACTCAAGCTTCAGGGCAGAGCAAACCTCAGAGTCTAGTCCCAGCTAGACTCTGGAGCAAAATGTAAGTGCAAGGGGGGGACTAGGTCCAGATGGACAACGGACAAGAAAATGAATAGCAGGTCCAGGTAAGTGAACTAGTGGCTGGTAATTCCAGTAGGTCATGCCACAGTGGGAATGGATCTGAGCTCAAGTTCTGGAACAGTCCGCAATTCTCTGCCTATCAGTCCTTCGACACACATACCATGTGGCCTGATGACAGGCTGGTGGAGGCTGTTACCCTCATGTTAGGTGTTCTGAAGCCAGCTGTCCTGTGTCTCACTTTGGTCCTCTGTAAGTCTAATTGGTCATTGAAGAATTGAATTGAATTCCTTGAACCATGGGGTTAGAGGTAGGACCTCACTCCATTCCAAAGGATTTGGTGCATCATCAATTTAGAATTAAGGAAAATTTAGCCAGGGGATGGGGGCTGAAATTGGTTTCTGAATAAGAGATAAGTGTCAGCAGTGACCAAACTGAATATTGAAAAAAGTAACCACATACTGaaaacccttttctttttcttccttccttccttccttccttccttccttccttccttccttcctccctcccttccttccttctttttcattttttctttttgaggcaaacAGCTTCTTCCTATGCAACCATGGCTGGACTAAATTTGATACATGGATGAAGCTGGGCTTGAATttacagtaatcctcctgcctgtgcctcctgaacactgggatttACAAATGGGTACTACCACATCCACCTTGTAGTCctgacacttgggaggctgaggcaggaggatgctgaATTTGACACTCTGAGGGGGTTGGTTCAAGTTTAAGGAGGTTAAGTGTGTAGTTTATGGCCATAACTTGCAATGATAGATCTCACTGAATTAGTGACCACTTTCTACCACCCTTCATTGTTTCTAGAGAAATCCAGTAGCTCTTGTTAAGGCTCTGAGAtgaagtgggagaagggagacagacaacatatatgtaaatataaactcCCTAATTGTGAACCACCTCTTCACTGCCTTGTCTCTTGTCTTTTGTGTTGAGAAAGGGCTCACACTGTGACTCAGGTTGACCTTCTCACACTGTGGTTCAGGTTGACCTTAAACTTCTCCAttctttgcagtgctgggattatagacttgTCTCTTAATTCCGTGTGCATAGGAtcttttacaaatttattttcttttatgtgtatgtatgtgcacctgcTGACAAGTATGTACACATACAGTATACATACTGACaaatatgtgtaccatgtgtgttcagTGCTCTTGGAAcctggaagagggtgttggatcccctggaagtggagttaagaggcagttgggagctgccccgtgtaggtgctgggaatcaaatccaggtcctctgcaagagcagccagtgctattaactgctgggccatctctctagtcctgagCACAGAATCTTATCATGTTTGTCTTCTGTATTCTTACCCTTCTTTTCAGCAAATGTTTTGGATGGGATAGATACTAAATCATCAGTGAGTTAGTCTTAATCATTTCTTATAGCAAAACCACTAAGTACCTGGGCTCCCTAGAGCTGAAAATCCAGAtctcttatttattttccatttttaaaaataaaacaatgtacaTTTACGGTGTATCATGAAGTTTTGACATAGTGACATGTTTACAACAGACATATGAAAACACTTGTCTCCTCATATAGCCACCACTTTCTATTTATGTGGTGTGAGCATCTGAAATCTCTTAGCAAatttccagtaccagacatggtATGACCAACTGCAGTCCCAATGCTGTGTTTTAGATCTGCAGATGTATTCATCCTGGATGGCTGCAGCTTTGTGTACCCCCCTGGCCACCATCCCTCcatgcctccacctccctgcCCTTTATAACTGCAGATCTACTCCTTGTTTCTTAAGGCTGCACATATTCGTGAAGCCGTGCAGCATTGTTCTCCCTGTCTGCTCTCTATTGCTTATTAGTGACTTCAAGCAACTTGCTATTTCCTGTGGTCCTCAGTCTCTTCCTTTGTGAATTGAGAAACTGCACAGAATCCATGTTGTTTACTCAAGCCATTTAAGATATGATGAAAGCtgtgatcttttttaaaaaaatttaattttttttttttttttttttagagacctGAACAGACACATTTATGGGCCTCTGAGTCATTGGTGCCAGTTCTTATCGACCCTCACACCTTCAGTGTGTGTTTACAGAAGCCTCTCTGATAGGAACACAGTCCTCCAGCCATGGGCTACCCATCCCCCTGGCCTGGCCTGGTCTcgattttgttttccttctctcattgACTCTTTTCCTAAGCTGAGCTGGCTTTCAGCCCAGTCACACTGATGTAATGAAGCCAGTTgcagccaaagaaaatgaaaccccATTTCACATGAATTCCAGTGCTTTAGTCAGACGTGGGGTTTCCCCATGACTGTGTGGGTCAGAGCGCTTGGCTCTTCTGGCCACTCCTATCAAAGTGTCCAAAGCAGGAAAAGTCCAGTTTCTAGGCATCTGGGCTCCCAGGAAAGCCAGAAGCAAAGCCATATGCAAATTGGAGTGTGCTTCTTGATTggattcttttttccttccttacaTCTGGGACAGCAAGTTGCTGGCTCATTCCTTCTGCTTCCAGAGGGCCCTGTTGGACAAGGTGCTCCAGTGGTGAAGGCATTGGTCCTCACCCCTGTCTCTAATGCCCGCTCTCATAACAGCTCCAACCACATTCAGACTAGAGGCTTGTAGCCTACCTCCGCCAGCGCTCTTCTTGCCTTCACCACACAGGACAGTGGCTCTCAACAGCCACTTGTTTCCTGCAGCTGGAGACCACATGTGGTCTGTTTGTTGATGAGAACTCTGCCTGCCTGCGTCATAGAGGAGCCCCGACATAGGCCATGGGTATGAGGCCAGGGTGGTGGGGAGCATGCATTCTTCCAAAATTGCTTATCAACGGATAACTTTCGGCCCTCCTCTTTCATGAGAGGAGTGCATTTTCATTGTTGTCGTCTCCACGTTGCTTCGAggattccctttttttctttacccTTTATGCTTTAGGAAAGCTTATTTTGAGAGCACAGCCCCTCAGTTCTGCCGTCCCTCCCCTCCAGAAGGAAAGTCTGCTGGAGCAAGGCAGCCTTGAATTTGAAAACAGGTAGCACTTGCTGTCTCTGCACCTTTTGTTACATCTACTCTTTGTTTGTTCTTATGGGAACTGGGCTAAGAACACCCAGTCCTAGGATACCCAGGATGACCAAATGGAGGCAGTCATCAGGAAATGGCCTATTTCTGGCTCTAAGTGGATACTTAGAAACCCAGTCCCCAAACCTCCAAGCTCCAATGTTTCTATCCttgctgttctctccctcccaaTAAAGAGTTCATGTCAGTTGAGACGTTAGAGGCACAGGGTGAGAAGTGGAAAGCAGAAAGTGATGCCTTATTAACTCCAAGTCTCAGCCCCAAAGCTCAGGCTAGACCCTTGAATGATTATTCAACCTAGGAAGAAACCAGCCCTGAATACTCTGCCTGTAGGCCAtgactcttctctcttcctggctgtcctgcccCCACAGTCCAGCACACAGACCACTTTTAGACAATTTTGACAGACAGGGTTATAAAGGAAATGACAAAAGTTCCTAGGTTCTGTTCCTTTTTTGATCTGGCCCCGGAAAGTCCCTTGTTCCTTATGACTTTCTTCCAGGCTCATAGATGGGCATCTCTGATTCCTGGTTTTTCCAcgctgcctcccccccccccccgcccccactgcTCACCCACCCCTCAGCACTGAAGTCTTCAGGGTCTTCTATCCTCAGAACCTCCCTAGGTCTATAGTGTTAGGAATGCCAGGGTGGGTAGGGAAGTCCCCTTGGGGAATTTCATCAAGTTGTAGTTTGGAAATTCTACAGTTTAGTCATTTTCCCTAAACATCTACTTTGGATGTGAAGCGAGCAAGGGACCCAGATGTAGGAAGCATAGATTTTAGCCCCAGTCGAGTGCTAAACCTAGCTGTGAGATTTGGCAAAGCTTTTGTGAATCTTGGTTTCTTCAGCAGAGAAGTAGAGGTGTAACGGTACCACCTTGAGGCCCTTTCcttctcatttgaaaaataaaatagtgggTGATTTCTAGTGCATTGGAGAGATTTAGAACTGGATGCTCATTCCCCTAAAGTCAGCACATAGTATTCCTCCTGTGGGTGAGGCTGGAAGGTTGTTTTGCACCTTCATTTTCTGGGGTCTGGAGACTCACTGTACCACTCAGCTTATGCACCCCTTCCACAGGTAGTTCTGTGTTCCTCCATTTACCCACTGTGCCACTCAGTCACTCACCCACTGCCAtcctccacccatccatccttccatctacTCAGTCATCTCCACATCTCCTGTCTGTTAACATGCATTGTTCATAAACGGGCAAAGCAACGTTTGTTGACTCAGTCAAGAAGGTAATGTACTGGGGTGATGTGGCATGGTTTATAGAAAGGTCAGAAGAGAGGAGAAGCAGCTTGGAAGAGGGGTAGGTGTCAGAGTGTTGTTGCTTAACTGGATATTCTCTAAGGATTCCCAGTTCTAGGAGAGGAAGAACCAGATTTGTCATTTGCTTGCTGGGAGGAGGCATCTGATTTGTAGGATCCTGGGGAGGAGGGATGATCCCACAAAAGGATGTCAGGGTAACAGTGAGATCAAAGCATGTATACTATgtagaaaaactaaacaaataaactaaCCGATACCCCACTCACTCACCATCCCTGTATCCATTCACTCTCATTCATCTATTCATCTGCTTTCTTAGCCAGAAACTCTACCTTTATTGAGTGCCCATCATGTTCCAAAAGATGAGCAAAGCGCTTAGATATAGtaagtttgctttctgttactgtgataaacaccgcTACCAAAGTGACTTGGTGAGGAGatagtttattttgtcttatagaTTATAATCCATCAAGAAGGGAatttagggcaggaactcaagcagaaaccaaaaccaagcccatggaggagtgctgcttactggcctgctctctctatggcttgctcagtttgttggtttgtttgtttgtttttaatatagctCAGGACAACTTGCCTAGGGGTGACACCACCCATAGGCCTCCATTGAGAAAGATCTAGGATCTCCTCATAAGGGATTCATCAACAGTTAAAACAGAGATGAGGACACAGGAAAAGGAATCTATACACATGTATCTGTGTACTTGGAGGGGGTGTCTAATCTAAAAGTACACCACCAGAGACAAAGCTGTTGTTCTAATCTTAGatgatcttttaattaaaaaaaaaacaaacccagagccagatatcagggtgaaagctgaaagatcagagaagcagagcagccagctactagttcttacctctacgaaatcctcagcctcaagagagtgagttcctatttcctcacgccttatatacctttctctgccctgccatattacttcctgggattaaagacatgtgtgcttcccaagcaaaggcatgagatctcaagtgctgggataaaaggtgtgtgctaccactgcctgacctttctgtctaatctagtggctggctctgtcctctgatcctcagggcaagtttattagggtacacaatatatcaccacatttccccttttttgtctaaaataataaaagaagattataaataatacaagaaaaactatatacaataagtatatacaatatatgcagTCAAgtattacattaacaatgtccagtccattaacatttgatagattcagagaaaatactccattacttaccctattttggtgagtctaaaatgttgtacctaattcactttctatcctaacttgtactACCAactaaaaactatcttttgatgtcttttaaacttacacactttacacattttagtgaatttcttttctgaatttgttaacaaggaaaactataactgtctaatcttcaaccccctcagagacccaagaagaaaataatagtaactgagtaaacaggaagtgcaaacaagcaagttccaaaaatgtgagaaatgacaggaacatctggctgcctggacagtcacccaagtttcctctgcagcGTTGGGGCagccatctttggcctacaggcctagaatatctgacaaactcatctgtgaagcagaattttctaaagagccttcctaccttgtatggcaaggtttggcagtcgtttcttttgtgtcctgcttgtccattttggacagcatactgtcagcagtcgaggcaagggcactttcttgcccagtggctaacttttgccacaaagaaagtaaactccatatggaatttctttgatgcccatcatcttctctgaagtagattggtgctgccaggagcagatatgtctcacagtcattaaaaaaaacaaaaaaaaaaaaactatgttattaaaacatcttaaatgccatattctacagatctctggagtgtttgaagatgacctgtttatctaaaatgtACTTAtgattgaccttgaaaatatacaagttcaattgtaataggTAACTaaatactaacttgcatttctttatatcctaattagttggtaatagtaactttcaaggactagcaatttgcattacattgttaaataagctgtataggtacaataccttgaataagattagaaatatatgtatagtattttctaacaaaatcaatctcaaatttgtataaatatacataatttgtacaCAATATACAAAAagccaatccaatgtaaaatatttaaaactagtagttgctttttaagagtagatttaataatctattttATCACAAAGCCACTTCATTCTGGGTATGGAGCAGTAAGAGATGAACATATCATACTGACAGAAGGTTGCTTATCATAGGCAAGTCCAGAATGAAGCTAGGATTCAGCACACAGTGGACAGGGTGTACCTCACCtttcacatttataaaataagaagaatGAACATAAGAATCTCTTCCTTAGCTGCCTTAAAGCACTGCCGTGGAGGTGAGATGAGTTAATGGATGTGGAGTCACTGTCCAAGTGGcaaaaggggaaactgagtcaccaTAGCTCCAGGCATCCCCAGAGCGGCTCCTATGTTGCTGACTTTTGCGATACACTCACTGTTCACCACCCATCCGTGACACTGGAGAGGATTTGTGAAGTGCTTTTGATCCTTGGGTAGGCAGCATAGAGCATTCAGGACTAGCCACCTCAGAGAACTGGGTGAGCAAAGCTCTGGGGCCTAAGGTGGGCTGGAAATGGCAGCTGGGTAAGGGTGTAGGTGTGGGACTGGGCTTGATTTCTTGTGGATTCAAATGGCCTCAGCAATTTGAACTCTGAGCCTTTTGGGAGTCTCCAACTATTTCAGCTCATAATAGGAAGGAGCTGGCTTCTCCAAGTTGTAGCCAACTCAACACAGGAGCTGACATTGACAGGCCTGAGATGAAGTAGTTGTGTATGAATTCACCGAGATAGAAGGAGGCAAAAGTAGGGTTTGTTAGACACAGTGCAGTGCAATGGGGCAAAGCAATAGAGAGAAGCTATTGGCACAAATGGATTCCAaggggtatttttattttaataaaaaaaaaaattgtaaaagtacagcctcactgtgtagtcctgactgctgtggaacttgctatgtagaccaggctagtctcacagagattcatctgcctcttcccccctcccccacccagtgctgaggttaaagtcatgcaccactatgcctggctgctGTTATGGCAGGGGGTGGTTCTACAAGAGCAGTTAGGCAGCATTTCAATGCTCCAGTATCCTAGAACAATTGCAGCTGGAGCCTATCACGATTAACAATTAAccacagcctgggcttcatagccTTGTCCTGAGTCCAAAATGGGCCAGCATCACCATGAATCCTAAAATAACATTCACACTTTGCAGCTAGGGTTCATTATGGTTAAGTTTCTGATGAGATAATGCCTGCTCACACACCGGTGGCCTTGCTCTGAGACAGACTGCTTCAGTAGCAAAGGCAGTCTCTTTCTGAGGCGAGAACAGCTCCCCACAGCAATCTGTCCAGAACAGCACTGAACTTACTGTTTGAGGGGGCAGGGCATAGATTCTTAGGAATCGACCTTGGATTTGCAGGATTTGGGGCCGTAACTCCCAGTAAGACGGGTCATCCCTCTGACCTTCACTTCTCTTGTCTGTGAAATGGGCAGCTAGATCACGGGGAATGGCCTGTCAACGGCTCTGGCTCATCTTTACTTGATGTCTGATGGATTTCTGGCATAAGCACAAGCCTCCCTGGCCCTACTCAGCTAATCTCAACCAGCTAACCATCTTTTTTTTCACAGGAAAAACATTCCCTTGGCTGCCCCTCATTGGTGGTGAGCTCTACATTGCTACAATGTCTGTGGAATTGGGCACAATCTGCTAAAAAATTGGAAAGAGCATATTGTATTAATAAGCACTAGGAAGCCTCCTTTCAGGGATTTATCATCTCTCACTTGTATTCACACATCTACAGCTTACTCTTTACAGGATATCGTGGTTTGTGCTAATGAAGAGGGGAGACAGCTTAATTGTCTATCACAAAAGACTGATAAAATCATTCGGGCACTCGCATATGGTGGTATGTCAGACATCACCATGGGAAGGAGGCAGATCCCACACACAGAAGTGGAGTGATCTGTAGGGAGCAGCAAGTGTAAGAGGCAAGAGGGGAAGAAGGCTGGTACAATTTACTGCAACGTGTGGGTATGCTGGggtaaaataaacaaagcagagccaggaggagagCTGAGGCGGCAGCTCAGTGGGAATGCAGGTATAAGGACTTGAGCTCAGTTCCCAAATCGAACAGCTGTGTTTGATGGCATGTATTTGTAcatgtgctgggggggggggcgcgctggggctcactgaccagtcagcctagcctaattggcaagctccaggctgaTGAGatagaccttgcctcaaaaaacaaggtgggcagTATCTGAGAAAAAACACctaaggttgatttttttttttgcctctacACATGTTTAAGCATACAtgtaccccccacacacaacatacaataacatgcatacacagagagagag
Above is a window of Onychomys torridus chromosome 8, mOncTor1.1, whole genome shotgun sequence DNA encoding:
- the Ccl5 gene encoding C-C motif chemokine 5, translating into MKISAAALTIVLTAATLFAPASASPHGSDTTPCCFSYLSLALPRAHVKEYFYTSSKCSNSAVVFVTRRNRQVCANPKKKWVQEYINYLEMK